One window from the genome of Cydia fagiglandana chromosome 21, ilCydFagi1.1, whole genome shotgun sequence encodes:
- the LOC134675039 gene encoding facilitated trehalose transporter Tret1-like — MQQYLRKQLVIAGIIYIGQMLVGFGMGWTAPVLPKLQDPEQSPISTEITPALSSWIGSLLYIGCIIGPYITGYFSNIIGRKPCLLIGGVVTAFSFILVIFTGNLTMIFAVRIIKGFGIGIIAVGNIVYIGEIASKNIRGILLTATGIAGTLGTLIIFSVGPYVSYKGTGWLGLGLTLMFVGSVLLIPESPMFPVIKDREDEAKRILIELGRHDEIEEFLASKIEKTEQRNVAEWKELFSIRSNRRALFMLLTLNIFQQMSGIVAMLFFTTSIFELAGSSVTPHIATIIIGVTQLGSSCFTPLFVEWSGRKTLLLLSTAVCGMSLAVLGTYFYFAERGYAVDETVGWLPLLTLIVFFMFYDFGFGIIPGTLTGEMFRSNVRSTGAAVTSTTAWLVGFVVSSVFGYMMAVGMHFIFWMFAASCLCACLFTVFCVPETKGKSLIEIQEMLE; from the exons atgcaGCAGTACTTAAGGAAACAACTAGTGATAGCCggtataa TCTATATCGGCCAGATGCTAGTTGGCTTCGGCATGGGCTGGACAGCCCCGGTTTTGCCGAAGCTCCAGGATCCGGAACAGTCTCCTATCTCCACTGAGATCACGCCGGCATTAAGCTCTTGGATTGGCTCGCTGCTGTACATTGGATGTATTATTG GTCCCTACATCACTGGTTACTTTTCCAACATCATCGGTCGGAAGCCATGTCTGTTGATCGGTGGCGTGGTCACAGCGTTCTCCTTCATCCTTGTCATCTTCACTGGTAACCTGACCATGATCTTTGCCGTCAGAATCATCAAGGGTTTCGGTATTGGCATCATCGCTGTTGGCAATATTGTCTATATTGGAGAAATAgc ATCAAAAAATATACGGGGAATTCTTCTAACAGCCACTGGAATCGCCGGTACTCTGGGTACTCTAATAATATTCTCCGTGGGCCCATACGTTTCTTACAAAGGCACTGGATGGCTCGGCTTAGGGCTGACATTAATGTTTGTCGGCTCTGTATTACTAATTCCGGAGTCTCCGATGTTCCCTGTGATAAAAG ATAGAGAAGATGAAGCTAAAAGAATACTCATAGAGCTTGGAAGACACGACGAAATTGAAGAATTTTTAGCGTCAAAAATCGAAAAGACAGAGCAGAGAAATGTCGCTGAATGGAAAGAATTGTTCTCAATAAGATCGAACAGAAGAgctttatttatgttattaacGTTGAACATATTCCAACAGATGAGTGGTATAGTAGCTATGTTGTTCTTCACTACATCCATATTTGAATTAGCTGGATCATCAGTTACTCCGCATATAGCGACAATTATTATTGGAGTAACGCAATTGGGTTCTAGTTGTTTTACACCGTTGTTTGTGGAATGGTCGGGCAGAAAAACGTTGTTGCTTTTATCAACGGCTGTCTGCGGTATGAGCTTA gcGGTGCTAGGAACATACTTTTATTTTGCTGAACGTGGCTATGCAGTCGATGAGACAGTCGGCTGGCTACCGCTTTTAACTTTAATTGTATTCTTCATGTTTTATGACTTTG GTTTCGGCATAATCCCCGGAACGCTGACCGGCGAGATGTTCCGCTCCAACGTCCGCAGCACAGGCGCGGCCGTGACGTCCACGACCGCGTGGCTCGTCGGCTTCGTCGTCTCCTCCGTGTTCGGGTACATGATGGCCGTCGGCATGCACTTCATCTTCTGGATGTTCGCGGCGTCGTGTTTGTGCGCGTGTCTGTTTACGGTGTTCTGTGTGCCGGAGACGAAGGGGAAGAGCTTGATTGAGATACAGGAGATGCTGGAATGA